A single Drosophila ananassae strain 14024-0371.13 chromosome 3L, ASM1763931v2, whole genome shotgun sequence DNA region contains:
- the LOC6496348 gene encoding polycomb protein Asx isoform X2 — MKTITPDTTTSTSQHPQLLIPQADHLQPQPLQQPHQQQQQQPHQSLVASAPPPLIMEHVNLVDDDERDPLALEQPPDASPTTKHTHSLRRHLPRIIVKPIPPEKKPLAPSDSGLTILPGTQPPPSVSVSTAPTSTTAPPARWISSRRIQQQQQAKAAAAAAAAEAAAAAEAAAAAAAQARAAAGGNANSAHSPGSKGGGSSQANTMREVLASIPGFSVKPRRRNNKKLTTAAQIEQTKDGKIDLETPDSILASTNLRALLNKQTFSLLPPLYQYNLIQLLPSVDREASEVEMPSGSGSSEAIRLSASCLTNEFFSRASVEWRERLSEGEFTPENQLKLKTEAEREKNKLDPWKLKHFEPYWGEKNSRGKVKQEEQKLLANIKSESKPPPATQPRRQQQQATCDNETELKFDLSTKCEMTAATNTTVATANTTTPPAICHAHTSQHHQNNVLTEQQRRILKRPSSSPSKQRRQTPTSITTITLDDDPDTEELPSTSKDSKQPKIEVEMVPIVVSEADVVDHQIATDTDIKEENHQQQPLINSTCDKIEPSECSGEVAIVAMDQDEDVVELVQPAMAAIAAVTPAKAAVALPESLPTNPEVVNQFVSYFQSVELAAETKEPLDNLNNENHTTATNSHDYVFADTIDHAYFPTDPSAITHSYFTSSSSSSSSNTATNTILKMEEQSDKLDDSPIPIASSTSGSTPASSITSTSCTLSSSSMSSSCSSSNSSSTTATAPTTSSLPLGSAPLTLTTATESTLATVEAILPTVAKLQQQPQDIPVELNSNEMYQHVQHDWNFGDIKLSSSQSSGTGADQNHESINLIDGEHDGVVIEDILDNDGCQDVIEDEVEDDEEEEEEEEDDDDVVECIAEEHPEQQLIEDDSDAVSQIVEKLQQHQQQQQHQQQQLHIQDMVHLAQHSFMPQAHNEYGSEIAQEMVCDAVPMSAAEMEVSSTVITNSSNSNDSSNNLSLCSSSSSLTINQLPQQPAQQQQNNQPTGPQQRQILVDSNGQIIGNFLLQQQRQQILQQFTLQAAAAQQQQQQATSSNALPKTLPVTLRNGGQPFLTPNLLAQQQQLEQQQQQQQQQQQQAAVQQKQQQLQQFALQQAQLQRQLMAQAANNNLLQQQQQQNVLPTTTQAKFISKPLNIISMTRTATASPTTATTTANSTTIPSAYASVVAVTAAQQQQSSPVPAPQQPQQQPQQQQQQLANHNSNVQHLPTIPNSLTMKPLPLSGVPTTIAQQRMQPKMQPTGKGRKATSNKLPPGAVNLERSYQICQAVIQNSPNRENLKAQLRPPAAIINQQQQPTPSTAAAPVSLSPSTVTAAPIASMSAASGNVAATVAAAAPPQNIIKQEELMVSGAAATGQIPAGLPPNVMGVGRPGVYKVIGHRMSGFPRKKYVPRKPSPTLIRHVFTPGPGAATATPQQLQLLQQQQAHHQAATAPVAQNPQQAATEQIIHQNGSGQYVLVHRANVGAADNQAPRASSAPPLHQNQFVTVQNPLHSLNGISMSGRGRPASVDTTAGSGNVMAPTITATDAMHQHELQQQPQQQLANVGAATNIVRRNIAAGTNIAYIAEGNNTNSPAVALMEAGNNYLAVTNSGGGATSVSPVVNHQPAQQQSQTLQHPLLQMQQNVSGENTPPGNDANTTPNNCACSLNAMVICQQCGAFCHDDCIGSSKLCVACVIR; from the exons atgaaaaccaTAACGCCGGATACGACGACGTCGACGTCGCAGCACCCACAACTTCTCATTCCACAAGCGGATCACCTGCAGCCCCAACCGCTGCAGCAGCctcaccagcagcagcagcagcagccccaCCAGTCCCTGGTGGCTTCTGCTCCGCCTCCGTTGATAATGGAACACGTAAACCTGGTGGACGACGACGAGAGGGATCCTCTGGCCCTGGAGCAGCCGCCGGATGCGTCGCCCacaaccaagcacacccacaGTCTGAG ACGCCACCTACCACGTATAATCGTTAAGCCAATACCACCTGAAAAGAAGCCTTTGGCGCCCAGTGACAGTGGTCTGACCATACTGCCAGGCACGCAACCTCCCCCCTCAGTCTCGGTCAGCACCGCGCCCACATCGACAACTGCTCCGCCCGCCCGATGGATCAGCAGCCGACgcatccagcagcagcaacaggctAAAGCGGCTGCTGCGGCCGCCGCTgcagaggcagcagcagcagcggaggcggcggcagcggcggctGCCCAAGCACGAGCTGCTGCCGGCGGCAATGCTAACTCGGCGCACTCGCCAGGCAGCAAGGGCGGTGGCTCTTCGCAAGCCAACACCATGCGCGAGGTGTTGGCCTCAATACCCGGTTTCAGTGTGAAGCCCCGGCGCCGGAACAACAAGAAGCTAACCACTGCGGCGCAAATCGAACAGACGAAGGACGGAAAGATCGACCTGGAGACGCCAGACTCGATCCTGGCCTCAACGAACCTAAGAGCGCTGCTCAACAAGCAAACGTTCTCGCTGCTACCGCCGCTCTATCAATACAATCTCATTCAGCTGCTGCCGAGCGTGGATCGCGAGGCCAGTGAGGTGGAGATGCCCAGCGGCAGCGGCTCCTCGGAGGCTATACGGCTGAGCGCGTCCTGCCTGACCAACGAGTTCTTCTCGCGCGCCTCCGTGGAGTGGAGGGAGCGGCTGAGCGAAGGGGAATTCACGCCCGAGAACCAGCTGAAGCTCAAAACGGAGGCTGAGCGCGAAAAGAATAAGCTCGATCCCTGGAAATTGAAGCATTTCGAGCCATACTGGGGCGAGAAGAACTCCCGGGGCAAAGTTAAGCAGGAGGAGCAGAAGCTTCTGGCAAACATCAAGAGTGAGTCCAAGCCACCACCAGCTACACAACCGcgacggcagcaacaacaagcaaCATGTGATAATGAGACtgaattaaaatttgatttg AGCACAAAGTGCGAAATGACAGCAGCCACAAACACTACAGTAGCTACAGCCAATACAACCACGCCTCCTGCCATTTGTCACGCCCACACCAGCCAGCATCATCAGAACAATGTGCTGACCGAGCAGCAGCgtcgaattcttaaacgtccATCGAGCAGTCCATCGAAGCAACGGCGCCAGACCCCCACATCGATAACCACTATCACATTGGACGACGATCCAGATACGGAGGAGCTGCCCAGCACATCAAAGGACAGCAAGCAACCGAAAATCGAAGTCGAAATGGTTCCTATTGTGGTCTCTGAAGCGGACGTTGTGGACCATCAGATCGCAACGGATACAGACATCAAGGAGGAgaaccaccagcagcagccactTATCAACAGTACCTGTGATAAAATCGAGCCATCTGAGTGCAGTGGAGAGGTCGCTATCGTTGCCATGGATCAGGACGAGGATGTGGTGGAGTTGGTGCAGCCAGCGATGGCTGCGATTGCCGCGGTTACCCCAGCAAAGGCAGCAGTAGCACTGCCGGAGTCGCTGCCAACCAATCCGGAGGTGGTTAACCAGTTCGTAAGCTACTTCCAAAGCGTTGAACTAGCAGCTG AAACCAAAGAGCCTTTGGACAATTTAAACAATGAGAATCACACAACGGCAACTAACAGTCACGACTACGTCTTTGCGGATACCATCGATCACG CCTATTTCCCGACTGATCCATCTGCCATCACGCACAGCTACTTcacatcatcatcgtcatcgtctTCATCTAACA CGGCGACAAACACAATTCTGAAAATGGAGGAGCAGAGCGATAAGCTCGACGACTCACCGATTCCTATTGCCAGCTCTACTTCTGGTTCGACGCCAGCGAGTTCGATAACATCCACCAGTTGTACcttgtcctcctcctccatgtCGTCGTCCTGCTCGAGCAGCAACTCCAGCTCAACAACGGCCACAGCGCCCACCACATCATCACTACCCTTGGGATCGGCTCCGTTGACACTGACCACAGCAACTGAGTCCACTCTGGCTACTGTAGAGGCCATACTGCCAACAGTTGCCAagctgcaacagcagccacaGGACATACCCGTGGAGTTGAACTCCAATGAAATGTATCAGCACGTGCAGCACGATTGGAACTTTGGCGACATCAAGCTGAGCAGTTCGCAGTCATCCGGAACGGGGGCTGATCAGAACCACGAGTCCATTAATCTGATAGACGGAGAGCACGATGGTGTGGTCATAGAGGATATACTGGACAACGATGGCTGCCAGGATGTGATTGAGGATGAGGTGGAGGACGAcgaggaagaggaggaggaggaagaggacGACGATGACGTGGTGGAGTGCATTGCCGAGGAGCATCCGGAGCAGCAGCTGATAGAGGATGACAGCGATGCAGTGAGCCAGATAGTGGAGAAGttgcagcaacaccaacagcaacagcaacaccagcagcagcaactgcataTCCAGGATATGGTGCACCTGGCGCAGCATTCGTTTATGCCACAAGCCCACAACGAGTACGGAAGCGAG ATCGCCCAGGAGATGGTGTGCGATGCGGTGCCTATGTCGGCTGCAGAAATGGAAGTGTCCAGCACTGTGAtcaccaacagcagcaacagcaacgacagcagcaacaacctcAGTCTctgtagcagcagcagcagtctgACCATAAATCAGTTGCCGCAGCAACCggcacagcagcagcagaacaATCAGCCTACTGGACCGCAACAACGTCAGATTCTGGTTGATTCCAATGGCCAGATAATTGGCAACTTTctgctgcaacagcaacgCCAACAGATCTTGCAACAGTTCACATTGCAAGCGGCtgccgcgcagcagcaacaacagcaggcCACGAGTAGCAATGCTCTGCCCAAGACACTGCCTGTGACTCTTCGCAATGGCGGCCAGCCCTTCTTGACCCCCAACCTGCTggcacaacagcaacaactggaacaacagcagcagcagcagcaacaacagcagcagcaagccGCTGTTCAGcaaaagcagcagcaactccAACAGTTTGCCTTGCAACAGGCCCAACTTCAGCGGCAACTAATGGCGCAGGCAGCCAACAACAATcttctgcagcagcagcaacagcagaatGTTCTGCCAACCACAACACAGGCGAAATTCATCAGCAAACCGCTGAACATAATCTCCATGACGCGAACTGCCACTGCATCGCCTaccacagcaacaacaacagctaaTTCCACAACGATTCCGTCCGCCTACGCCAGTGTTGTTGCTGTGACAGCcgcgcaacagcagcaatCGTCGCCTGTACCTGCCCCGcaacagccgcagcagcagccccagcaacagcaacagcagttgGCCAATCACAACAGCAATGTGCAACATTTGCCGACGATACCCAATTCCCTAACCATGAAACCTCTGCCACTCTCCGGAGTACCAACCACCATTGCCCAGCAACGAATGCAGCCAAAGATGCAGCCGACGGGTAAGGGGCGCAAGGCCACCAGCAACAAGTTGCCGCCGGGTGCGGTGAACCTGGAGCGCAGCTATCAGATCTGCCAGGCTGTCATCCAGAATAGTCCCAATCGGGAGAACTTGAAGGCCCAGCTGCGACCCCCTGCCGCCATCATCaaccaacaacagcagccgaCGCCCTCTACGGCAGCAGCACCCGTCTCCCTGAGCCCATCAACAGTGACGGCTGCTCCGATAGCCAGCATGTCGGCTGCCAGTGGGAATGTGGCAGCCACTGTGGCGGCGGCAGCACCTCCGCAAAACATCATCAAGCAGGAGGAGTTGATGGTTAGCGGAGCTGCCGCCACTGGGCAGATTCCAGCGGGACTTCCGCCCAATGTGATGGGCGTCGGACGTCCAGGAGTGTATAAG GTTATTGGTCATCGAATGAGTGGCTTTCCGCGTAAGAAGTACGTCCCAAGGAAGCCCTCTCCCACTCTGATACGGCACGTGTTCACGCCAGGACCAGGTGCTGCCACAGCCACTCCCCAGCAGCTGCAAttgctccagcagcagcaggcccaTCATCAGGCAGCAACTGCTCCGGTGGCACAGAATCCGCAGCAGGCGGCCACGGAGCAAATAATTCACCAAAACGGCAGCGGGCAGTATGTTTTGGTGCATCGGGCCAATGTGGGAGCAGCCGACAATCAGGCGCCAAGGGCGTCCAGTGCTCCGCCACTTCATCAGAACCAG TTCGTCACTGTTCAGAATCCACTGCACAGCCTCAACGGCATATCAATGAGTGGACGCGGGCGTCCAGCGTCGGTGGATACAACCGCTGGCAGTGGCAACGTCATGGCGCCAACAATAACTGCCACAGATGCTATGCACCAGCACGagctgcaacagcagccgcagcagcagctggcCAATGTGGGCGCCGCCACGAATATTGTGCGGCGCAATATCGCTGCAG GCACCAATATCGCCTACATCGCCGAGGGCAACAACACCAACTCCCCGGCAGTCGCTCTCATGGAAGCTGGAAACAATTACCTTGCCGTGACcaactctggaggaggtgcaACATCAGTGTCGCCTGTTGTCAACCACCAACCGGCGCAGCAGCAGTCGCAGACATTGCAACATCCCCTGCTGCAGATGCAGCAGAATGTGAGTGGTGAGAACACCCCGCCGGGAAACGACGCCAACACAACACCCAACAACTGCGCATGTTCGCTCAACGCGATGGTGATCTGCCAGCAGTGCGGCGCCTTCTGTCACGACGACTGCATCGGTTCGTCGAAGCTGTGCGTGGCGTGCGTGATCAGATGA
- the LOC6496348 gene encoding polycomb protein Asx isoform X4 → MKTITPDTTTSTSQHPQLLIPQADHLQPQPLQQPHQQQQQQPHQSLVASAPPPLIMEHVNLVDDDERDPLALEQPPDASPTTKHTHSLRRHLPRIIVKPIPPEKKPLAPSDSGLTILPGTQPPPSVSVSTAPTSTTAPPARWISSRRIQQQQQAKAAAAAAAAEAAAAAEAAAAAAAQARAAAGGNANSAHSPGSKGGGSSQANTMREVLASIPGFSVKPRRRNNKKLTTAAQIEQTKDGKIDLETPDSILASTNLRALLNKQTFSLLPPLYQYNLIQLLPSVDREASEVEMPSGSGSSEAIRLSASCLTNEFFSRASVEWRERLSEGEFTPENQLKLKTEAEREKNKLDPWKLKHFEPYWGEKNSRGKVKQEEQKLLANIKSESKPPPATQPRRQQQQATCDNETELKFDLSTKCEMTAATNTTVATANTTTPPAICHAHTSQHHQNNVLTEQQRRILKRPSSSPSKQRRQTPTSITTITLDDDPDTEELPSTSKDSKQPKIEVEMVPIVVSEADVVDHQIATDTDIKEENHQQQPLINSTCDKIEPSECSGEVAIVAMDQDEDVVELVQPAMAAIAAVTPAKAAVALPESLPTNPEVVNQFVSYFQSVELAAETKEPLDNLNNENHTTATNSHDYVFADTIDHAYFPTDPSAITHSYFTSSSSSSSSNTATNTILKMEEQSDKLDDSPIPIASSTSGSTPASSITSTSCTLSSSSMSSSCSSSNSSSTTATAPTTSSLPLGSAPLTLTTATESTLATVEAILPTVAKLQQQPQDIPVELNSNEMYQHVQHDWNFGDIKLSSSQSSGTGADQNHESINLIDGEHDGVVIEDILDNDGCQDVIEDEVEDDEEEEEEEEDDDDVVECIAEEHPEQQLIEDDSDAVSQIVEKLQQHQQQQQHQQQQLHIQDMVHLAQHSFMPQAHNEYGSEIAQEMVCDAVPMSAAEMEVSSTVITNSSNSNDSSNNLSLCSSSSSLTINQLPQQPAQQQQNNQPTGPQQRQILVDSNGQIIGNFLLQQQRQQILQQFTLQAAAAQQQQQQATSSNALPKTLPVTLRNGGQPFLTPNLLAQQQQLEQQQQQQQQQQQQAAVQQKQQQLQQFALQQAQLQRQLMAQAANNNLLQQQQQQNVLPTTTQAKFISKPLNIISMTRTATASPTTATTTANSTTIPSAYASVVAVTAAQQQQSSPVPAPQQPQQQPQQQQQQLANHNSNVQHLPTIPNSLTMKPLPLSGVPTTIAQQRMQPKMQPTGKGRKATSNKLPPGAVNLERSYQICQAVIQNSPNRENLKAQLRPPAAIINQQQQPTPSTAAAPVSLSPSTVTAAPIASMSAASGNVAATVAAAAPPQNIIKQEELMVSGAAATGQIPAGLPPNVMGVGRPGVYKVIGHRMSGFPRKKYVPRKPSPTLIRHVFTPGPGAATATPQQLQLLQQQQAHHQAATAPVAQNPQQAATEQIIHQNGSGQYVLVHRANVGAADNQAPRASSAPPLHQNQQFVTVQNPLHSLNGISMSGRGRPASVDTTAGSGNVMAPTITATDAMHQHELQQQPQQQLANVGAATNIVRRNIAAGKLVYY, encoded by the exons atgaaaaccaTAACGCCGGATACGACGACGTCGACGTCGCAGCACCCACAACTTCTCATTCCACAAGCGGATCACCTGCAGCCCCAACCGCTGCAGCAGCctcaccagcagcagcagcagcagccccaCCAGTCCCTGGTGGCTTCTGCTCCGCCTCCGTTGATAATGGAACACGTAAACCTGGTGGACGACGACGAGAGGGATCCTCTGGCCCTGGAGCAGCCGCCGGATGCGTCGCCCacaaccaagcacacccacaGTCTGAG ACGCCACCTACCACGTATAATCGTTAAGCCAATACCACCTGAAAAGAAGCCTTTGGCGCCCAGTGACAGTGGTCTGACCATACTGCCAGGCACGCAACCTCCCCCCTCAGTCTCGGTCAGCACCGCGCCCACATCGACAACTGCTCCGCCCGCCCGATGGATCAGCAGCCGACgcatccagcagcagcaacaggctAAAGCGGCTGCTGCGGCCGCCGCTgcagaggcagcagcagcagcggaggcggcggcagcggcggctGCCCAAGCACGAGCTGCTGCCGGCGGCAATGCTAACTCGGCGCACTCGCCAGGCAGCAAGGGCGGTGGCTCTTCGCAAGCCAACACCATGCGCGAGGTGTTGGCCTCAATACCCGGTTTCAGTGTGAAGCCCCGGCGCCGGAACAACAAGAAGCTAACCACTGCGGCGCAAATCGAACAGACGAAGGACGGAAAGATCGACCTGGAGACGCCAGACTCGATCCTGGCCTCAACGAACCTAAGAGCGCTGCTCAACAAGCAAACGTTCTCGCTGCTACCGCCGCTCTATCAATACAATCTCATTCAGCTGCTGCCGAGCGTGGATCGCGAGGCCAGTGAGGTGGAGATGCCCAGCGGCAGCGGCTCCTCGGAGGCTATACGGCTGAGCGCGTCCTGCCTGACCAACGAGTTCTTCTCGCGCGCCTCCGTGGAGTGGAGGGAGCGGCTGAGCGAAGGGGAATTCACGCCCGAGAACCAGCTGAAGCTCAAAACGGAGGCTGAGCGCGAAAAGAATAAGCTCGATCCCTGGAAATTGAAGCATTTCGAGCCATACTGGGGCGAGAAGAACTCCCGGGGCAAAGTTAAGCAGGAGGAGCAGAAGCTTCTGGCAAACATCAAGAGTGAGTCCAAGCCACCACCAGCTACACAACCGcgacggcagcaacaacaagcaaCATGTGATAATGAGACtgaattaaaatttgatttg AGCACAAAGTGCGAAATGACAGCAGCCACAAACACTACAGTAGCTACAGCCAATACAACCACGCCTCCTGCCATTTGTCACGCCCACACCAGCCAGCATCATCAGAACAATGTGCTGACCGAGCAGCAGCgtcgaattcttaaacgtccATCGAGCAGTCCATCGAAGCAACGGCGCCAGACCCCCACATCGATAACCACTATCACATTGGACGACGATCCAGATACGGAGGAGCTGCCCAGCACATCAAAGGACAGCAAGCAACCGAAAATCGAAGTCGAAATGGTTCCTATTGTGGTCTCTGAAGCGGACGTTGTGGACCATCAGATCGCAACGGATACAGACATCAAGGAGGAgaaccaccagcagcagccactTATCAACAGTACCTGTGATAAAATCGAGCCATCTGAGTGCAGTGGAGAGGTCGCTATCGTTGCCATGGATCAGGACGAGGATGTGGTGGAGTTGGTGCAGCCAGCGATGGCTGCGATTGCCGCGGTTACCCCAGCAAAGGCAGCAGTAGCACTGCCGGAGTCGCTGCCAACCAATCCGGAGGTGGTTAACCAGTTCGTAAGCTACTTCCAAAGCGTTGAACTAGCAGCTG AAACCAAAGAGCCTTTGGACAATTTAAACAATGAGAATCACACAACGGCAACTAACAGTCACGACTACGTCTTTGCGGATACCATCGATCACG CCTATTTCCCGACTGATCCATCTGCCATCACGCACAGCTACTTcacatcatcatcgtcatcgtctTCATCTAACA CGGCGACAAACACAATTCTGAAAATGGAGGAGCAGAGCGATAAGCTCGACGACTCACCGATTCCTATTGCCAGCTCTACTTCTGGTTCGACGCCAGCGAGTTCGATAACATCCACCAGTTGTACcttgtcctcctcctccatgtCGTCGTCCTGCTCGAGCAGCAACTCCAGCTCAACAACGGCCACAGCGCCCACCACATCATCACTACCCTTGGGATCGGCTCCGTTGACACTGACCACAGCAACTGAGTCCACTCTGGCTACTGTAGAGGCCATACTGCCAACAGTTGCCAagctgcaacagcagccacaGGACATACCCGTGGAGTTGAACTCCAATGAAATGTATCAGCACGTGCAGCACGATTGGAACTTTGGCGACATCAAGCTGAGCAGTTCGCAGTCATCCGGAACGGGGGCTGATCAGAACCACGAGTCCATTAATCTGATAGACGGAGAGCACGATGGTGTGGTCATAGAGGATATACTGGACAACGATGGCTGCCAGGATGTGATTGAGGATGAGGTGGAGGACGAcgaggaagaggaggaggaggaagaggacGACGATGACGTGGTGGAGTGCATTGCCGAGGAGCATCCGGAGCAGCAGCTGATAGAGGATGACAGCGATGCAGTGAGCCAGATAGTGGAGAAGttgcagcaacaccaacagcaacagcaacaccagcagcagcaactgcataTCCAGGATATGGTGCACCTGGCGCAGCATTCGTTTATGCCACAAGCCCACAACGAGTACGGAAGCGAG ATCGCCCAGGAGATGGTGTGCGATGCGGTGCCTATGTCGGCTGCAGAAATGGAAGTGTCCAGCACTGTGAtcaccaacagcagcaacagcaacgacagcagcaacaacctcAGTCTctgtagcagcagcagcagtctgACCATAAATCAGTTGCCGCAGCAACCggcacagcagcagcagaacaATCAGCCTACTGGACCGCAACAACGTCAGATTCTGGTTGATTCCAATGGCCAGATAATTGGCAACTTTctgctgcaacagcaacgCCAACAGATCTTGCAACAGTTCACATTGCAAGCGGCtgccgcgcagcagcaacaacagcaggcCACGAGTAGCAATGCTCTGCCCAAGACACTGCCTGTGACTCTTCGCAATGGCGGCCAGCCCTTCTTGACCCCCAACCTGCTggcacaacagcaacaactggaacaacagcagcagcagcagcaacaacagcagcagcaagccGCTGTTCAGcaaaagcagcagcaactccAACAGTTTGCCTTGCAACAGGCCCAACTTCAGCGGCAACTAATGGCGCAGGCAGCCAACAACAATcttctgcagcagcagcaacagcagaatGTTCTGCCAACCACAACACAGGCGAAATTCATCAGCAAACCGCTGAACATAATCTCCATGACGCGAACTGCCACTGCATCGCCTaccacagcaacaacaacagctaaTTCCACAACGATTCCGTCCGCCTACGCCAGTGTTGTTGCTGTGACAGCcgcgcaacagcagcaatCGTCGCCTGTACCTGCCCCGcaacagccgcagcagcagccccagcaacagcaacagcagttgGCCAATCACAACAGCAATGTGCAACATTTGCCGACGATACCCAATTCCCTAACCATGAAACCTCTGCCACTCTCCGGAGTACCAACCACCATTGCCCAGCAACGAATGCAGCCAAAGATGCAGCCGACGGGTAAGGGGCGCAAGGCCACCAGCAACAAGTTGCCGCCGGGTGCGGTGAACCTGGAGCGCAGCTATCAGATCTGCCAGGCTGTCATCCAGAATAGTCCCAATCGGGAGAACTTGAAGGCCCAGCTGCGACCCCCTGCCGCCATCATCaaccaacaacagcagccgaCGCCCTCTACGGCAGCAGCACCCGTCTCCCTGAGCCCATCAACAGTGACGGCTGCTCCGATAGCCAGCATGTCGGCTGCCAGTGGGAATGTGGCAGCCACTGTGGCGGCGGCAGCACCTCCGCAAAACATCATCAAGCAGGAGGAGTTGATGGTTAGCGGAGCTGCCGCCACTGGGCAGATTCCAGCGGGACTTCCGCCCAATGTGATGGGCGTCGGACGTCCAGGAGTGTATAAG GTTATTGGTCATCGAATGAGTGGCTTTCCGCGTAAGAAGTACGTCCCAAGGAAGCCCTCTCCCACTCTGATACGGCACGTGTTCACGCCAGGACCAGGTGCTGCCACAGCCACTCCCCAGCAGCTGCAAttgctccagcagcagcaggcccaTCATCAGGCAGCAACTGCTCCGGTGGCACAGAATCCGCAGCAGGCGGCCACGGAGCAAATAATTCACCAAAACGGCAGCGGGCAGTATGTTTTGGTGCATCGGGCCAATGTGGGAGCAGCCGACAATCAGGCGCCAAGGGCGTCCAGTGCTCCGCCACTTCATCAGAACCAG CAGTTCGTCACTGTTCAGAATCCACTGCACAGCCTCAACGGCATATCAATGAGTGGACGCGGGCGTCCAGCGTCGGTGGATACAACCGCTGGCAGTGGCAACGTCATGGCGCCAACAATAACTGCCACAGATGCTATGCACCAGCACGagctgcaacagcagccgcagcagcagctggcCAATGTGGGCGCCGCCACGAATATTGTGCGGCGCAATATCGCTGCAGGTAAATTGGTGTATTATTAG